In the Gossypium raimondii isolate GPD5lz chromosome 9, ASM2569854v1, whole genome shotgun sequence genome, one interval contains:
- the LOC105800427 gene encoding protein SEMI-ROLLED LEAF 2 isoform X6 — MGVMSRRVLPVCGNLCFFCPSLRARSRQPVKRYKKLLSDIFPRNQEPVPNDRKIGKLCEYAAKNPLRIPKITSNLEQRCFKGLRNEKFGCVKVILCVYTKLLSTCKEQMALFASSLLGIIQTLLEQTRLDEMLIIGCDALAEFVNSQMDSTHMFQLEGLIPKLCQLAEEDGDDDRALRLRSAGLKVLASMVWFMGEQSHISLEFDSIISVTLENYMDTKMTPVNGSKVDENGSPFPDIIENSFDFDPTMDTSKNPSYWSKVILHNIAGLAKEATTIRRVLEPVLKNFDAENHWSQENGIVFSVLMYLQLLMEETGEKSHVLLAILVKHLEHKNVAKQPHIQVNIVNVITQLAQNAKSLPSVATIGTITDLMKHLRRCLQNSSELSSSGGDNKYNTDLQLGLEKCISQLSNKVGEVGPILDAMAVVLENISSNSIVARSAISTVHRTADIISSIPNISYHKKAFPDALFHQLLLTMVHPDHETRVGAHDIFSAVLLPSLLSSSSDQNKRTPEAVRSDLSLSASKKLRSQSFAFQDKGKDQVEFIDERLKENGNQASDMAVRNPIMRQSHRHSYSFEHFLRDGKMELNSLRLSSHQVSLLLSTIWVQANSVENTPANFEAMARSYSIAVLFTRVKTSGHMALARSFQLAFSLRSISLDQEGRLQPSRRRSVFTLASYMLIFSARAGNFPELIPVVKASLTDKTIDPYLKLVEDAGLQAVFVESDIKYGSKEDEDAALKSLLAIKLDDLHLKETVISHFMTKFKKLSEEWFFWLSEHYQLQ, encoded by the exons ATGGGGGTAATGTCAAGACGGGTTTTGCCTGTCTGCGGTAACCTCTGTTTCTTCTGCCCTTCGTTGCGTGCCAGGTCAAGACAGCCTGTTAAAAGATACAAGAAGTTACTATCTGACATTTTCCCCCGTAATCAG GAACCCGTACCGAATGATAGGAAAATTGGGAAGCTTTGTGAATATGCTGCAAAGAATCCATTACGAATACCAAAG ATTACAAGTAACCTAGAGCAAAGATGTTTCAAGGGGTTACGGAATGAGAAGTTTGGTTGTGTGAAAGTCATATTGTGCGTTTACACAAAACTGCTATCGACATGTAAGGAGCAGAT GGCACTTTTTGCTAGTAGTTTATTAGGGATCATTCAGACTCTTTTGGAGCAAACCCGACTGGATGAAATGCTAATTATAGGTTGCGATGCTCTTGCAGAGTTTGTAAATAGTCAG ATGGACAGTACACACATGTTCCAATTAGAGGGCCTTATTCCTAAACTTTGTCAATTGGCTGAAGAGGATGGAGATGATGACCGCGCTTTACGTTTACGTTCAGCAGGATTGAAAGTGCTGGCTTCCATG GTCTGGTTCATGGGCGAGCAGTCTCATATATCATTGGAGTTTGATAGT ATCATATCAGTTACCTTGGAGAATTACATGGATACCAAAATGACACCCGTCAATGGCAGTAAAGTGGATGAAAATGGTTCGCCTTTCCCAGATATCATTGAGAATTCCTTTGACTTTGATCCTACCAT GGATACTTCCAAGAATCCTTCTTACTGGTCAAAGGTTATCTTACATAATATTGCCGGATTAGCAAAAGAAGCAACAACTATCCGACGTGTTCTTGAACCAGTTCTTAAGAATTTTGATGCTGAAAATCACTGGTCTCAAGAGAATGGAATTGTTTTTTCTGTTCTAATGTATTTGCAATTGCTAATGGAAGAAACAG GAGAGAAGTCCCACGTATTATTGGCTATCTTGGTGAAGCACTTGGAGCATAAGAATGTAGCCAAGCAACCTCATATACAAGTTAACATTGTCAATGTCATTACTCAACTTGCACAAAATGCCAAATCTCTGCCCTCAGTTGCAACTATTGGTACAATAACTGACTTGATGAAGCATCTAAGAAGATGCCTACAAAATTCATCTGAATTATCAAGTTCTGGGGGtgataataaatataacacTGATCTTCAGTTGGGACTAGAAAAGTGTATCTCACAGCTCTCAAATAAG GTTGGGGAGGTGGGACCAATTCTTGATGCAATGGCTGTGGTACTAGAGAATATTTCGAGCAACAGTATTGTTGCCAGATCGGCTATTTCTACTGTTCATCGAACAGCAGATATTATCTCTTCTATCCCAAACATATCATATCACAAGAAG GCCTTCCCTGATGCTCTATTTCACCAGTTGCTCCTCACAATGGTCCATCCAGACCATGAAACACGGGTTGGGGCACATGATATTTTTTCTGCTGTGCTTTTGCCATCCTTGCTTTCATCTTCATcagatcaaaataaaagaacgCCTGAAGCTGTTCGTTCTGACTTATCACTTAGTGCATCCAAGAAGCTAAGGAGTCAGAGCTTTGCCTTCCAGGATAAAGGTAAAGACCAAGTAGAATTCATTGatgaaagattaaaagaaaatggaaaccaAGCATCAGATATGGCTGTGAGAAATCCAATAATGCGTCAGTCTCATAGACATTCATATAGCTTCGAGCATTTTCTGCGTGATGGAAAAATG gaGCTTAATTCCCTTCGATTAAGTAGCCATCAAGTGAGTCTTCTGCTTTCAACAATATGGGTCCAGGCAAATTCTGTTGAAAATACCCCTGCAAATTTTGAGGCTATGGCTCGTTCATATAGCATTGCAGTATTGTTTACCCGAGTCAAg ACCTCTGGTCACATGGCCCTAGCTCGGAGTTTTCAGTTGGCATTCTCCCTACGGAGCATCTCTCTGGATCAAGAAG GACGCTTGCAACCATCTCGCAGACGGTCTGTCTTTACCTTGGCATCCTACATGCTTATTTTCTCAGCCAGGGCAGGCAATTTTCCAGAGCTAATTCCTGTTGTTAAAGCATCTCTGACAGATAAAACG ATTGATCCTTATCTCAAATTAGTTGAAGATGCTGGACTTCAGGCTGTATTTGTGGAATCTGATATAAAATATGGAtcaaaagaagatgaagatgctGCATTAAAATCCCTATTGGCAATAAAGCTTGATGACCTTCATTTGAAGGAGACTGTCATATCCCATTTCATGaccaaatttaagaaattatcaGAG GAGTGGTTCTTTTGGCTTTCAGAACATTATCAGTTGCAATAA